In Candidatus Methylomirabilota bacterium, the DNA window GCCCTCGCGCGTGACCCAGACCGGCGCCGACTGGGGCGAGCCGTCGGACATGAGCGTCGCAAGGTGGGCGAAGTTGGGGCCGTCGAGCAGCTGCTTGACGTCGTCGCTGAGCGGCATCGGCATATGGACCTCCTGGGAGAGATAGTGTACCCGGCGGCGGCCTGAGGCCATGACGAGGCGGCGAGGGCGGCAGCTGCGGCAGCTGCCGGCGATCGTGGGGGCGCGGCCGCGTGTCCTGTTCGTGGGGATCAACCCGTCGCTGCGGTCGGCCGAGGTGGGCCACCATTTCGCGGGGCCGGGCAATCCGTTCTGGCGGCTGCTGCACGCGGCCCGGCTGATCCCCACCGCCTTCACCTACGCCGACGACGGGCGGCTGCCCGAGCACGGGCTGGCGCTCACCAACATCGTGCCTCGCGCGACCCGGGCCGCCGCCGAGCTGACGCGCGCCGAGTTCGCGGCCGGGCGCGTGCAGCTGGCGCGGCGGATCCGCCGCGCCCGCCCCGAGGTGGTGGCCTTCGTGGGCGTCACCGTGTACCGGGCGTTCTTCGGCGCGGCCGCCTCCGGCGGCCCCGGGCCCAAGCGAGAGCGGATCGGCCGCGCGCGCGTGTTCGTGCTCCCGAACCCCAGCGGGCTCAACGCCTCCTATCCCGGCTTCGGCGACAAGCTGATCTGGTTCCGGCGGCTGCGGCGCTGGGTGTAGACTCGACCCCTCACGGAAGGAGGATTCGCGATGCGACTGGCCGGCAAGATCGGGATCGTGACCGCGGCGGCCTCCGGCATGGGCCGGGCCGGCGCGCTGCGCTTCGCCCGCGAGGGCGCGCAGGTCGCGGTGGTGGACGTGGACGCGGCCGGCGTGACGCGCGTGGTGGACGAGATCACCGCCGCGGGCGGCACCGCGCACGGTCTGGTCGCCGATCTCACCGCGGACGAGGACTCGCGCCGCATCGTGTGGGACACGGTGAGCCGCTTCAAGGGCCTCGACTTCGTGTGGAACCACGTCGGGCATCCGGGGCCCGCCGCGGTCGAGGGCATCGACATGGTCGCCTTCGATCTGGCCATCTCTCTCAACCTCCGCTCGATCCTGCTCACCACCGAGGCGGCCATCCCGGAGCTGCGCGCCCGCGGGGGCGGCAGCCTGCTCTACACCGCGTCGACCTCCGGGTTGCAGGGCTCCGCCTACAGCCCGGTGTACTCGATGTGCAAGTTCGGCGTGGTCGGCTTCGTCAAGAGCCTCTCGGTGCGGCTGGCGCCCGAGAAGATCCGGGTCAACGCGGTGTGCCCGGGTCCCATCGACACGCCGATGCTGCGCGTGTTCGTGGCGCGCCCCGACCAGAAATCCACCGCGGGCATGGATCCCGAGGACCTGGTGCGGCGGCGCGCCGCCGGCTCGGTCCCGCTGGGGCGCACCGGCCGGCCCGAGGAGATCGCCAACGCCGCGCTCTTCCTGCTCTCCGACGAGGCGTCGTTCATCACCGGCGCGGCACTGCCGGTCGATGGCGGGGTGACCGCGGCCTGACCCCCACGACGCGGGAGCCCATGGCGCGGCCGCCCTGGTCGGAGTGGACGCTCGTCCACCTGGTCCGCGGCCAGGCCGCTCGGCACGGCGAGCGCCCGTTCGTGCGGTTCGAGGACGGGCAGGGCTTCACCTTCCGCGAGCTGCACGACGAGACCGACGCCCTCGCCGGCTCGCTGGCCGCCCTCGGCGTGCGGGCCGGCGATCGCGTCCTGAGCCTCATCGGCAACCGCGCCGAGGCGATGGGCCTGCTGTTCGCGACGGTGAAGCTGGGCGCGATCTGGGTGCCGATCAACACCGCGCTGCGCGGGGCGTTCCTCGAGCATCAGCTTCACAACGCGGAGCCGCGCGTCGTGGTCATCGAGGACGCCCTGGCCTCCAACCTGGCCGACGTCACCGTCGGGGCCGTACCGCCCGAGGCGCTGATCGTGGTGGGCGATCCCGCCACGCCGACGCCGCCGTGCCTGGCCGGGATCCGCCGCCTCGGCTTCCGGGACCTGCGCGGCCTTCCGGCCCCGCGCGATCACGCGCTCGGCACGCCGGACCCGGGCGACGTGGCCATGATCCTCTACACCTCGGGGACGACCGGCCCCTCGAAGGGCGTGCTGATCCCGCACGCCCACTGCTTCCTGTTCGGGCTGGGCACCGCGGAGGCGACCGCGCTGACCCCGGCCGACCGCTACTTCATCTGCATGCCGCTCTTCCACGCCAACGCCCTGCTCCTGCAGTTCGTGGGCAGTCTGATCGCCGGCGCGGAGGTCGCGGTCGCCGAGCGATTCCGGGCGAGCACGTGGCTCGCCGAGGTGCGCGCCGCGCAGGCCACCGTCACGAACGGACTCGGGGTCATCCCCGAGTTCATCTTCCGCCAGCCGCCGACCGATCGCGATCGGGACCACCGCCTGCGCCTGATCGTCTCGGTGCCGGTCGCCGAGGAGTGGGGCCACGCGTTCGAGTCGCGCTTCGGCGTGCCGTTCATGCAGCTGTTCGGCATGACCGAGTGCAACATCGTGGCCTACACGCGCCTGGGCGACGCGCTGGTCCCGGGCTGCGCCGGCTATCTGCTCACCGAATGGTTCGACGTACGCATCGTGGACCCCGACCGCGACGTGACGCTGCCGTTGGGACGCGTCGGGGAGATCGCGATCCGACCCAAGGTGCCGGGCGGCTTCATGGCCGGCTACTTCCGCATGCCGGACCGGACGGTGGAGGCCTGGCGCAACCTGTGGTTCCACACCGGCGACGCCGGGCGTCTCGACGATCAGGGCCGGCTGCACTACGTCGACCGCATCAAGGACTGCATCCGCCGGCGCGGCGAGAACATCTCGAGCTTCGAGATCGAGCAGGTCCTGAACGCGCACCCCGCGGTGGCGGAGTCGGCGGTCGTCGGCGTGCGCCTGGCCGGCGCGGGCGGCGAGGACGAGGTGAAGGCCTGCGTGGTGGCCGCGCCGGGCGTCGCCCTCGACCCGGTGGCGCTGCTCGACTGGTGCGCGCCCCGCATGCCGCACTTCGCGGTCCCCCGCTTCGTCGAGGTGGTCCCCGACCTCGCCAAGACCGCCACCGGCAAGCTGCAGAAGACCGCGCTGCGGCAGGCCGGCATCACCGCCGCGACCTGGGACCGCGAGTCGATCGGCTACGTGGTCCGACGCTGACCCACATTCGACCCGACCCTTCTCAGGAGGCCCCGATGGCGACGCACCAGCCGCTGCCGCCGCAGATCGAGCAGTTCATCCACGACAATCCGCAGGGCGTCCTGACCTCGTTCCGGCGCAACGGCATGCCGCAGCTCAGTATCGTGACGGTCTACCCGCGCGACGGCGGCGTCGGCATCTCCATCACCGAGACCCGCATGAAGTTCAAGAATCTGGTGCGCGATCCCCGCTGCTCGGTGCTGATCTCGCACGCCGATTGGTGGTCGGGATTCCTGGTCTTCGAGGGCAAGGCCGAGCTGACCCACTCGGGCAACACCGATCCCGAGGCCCTCCGGGCGGCGCGGCGCCACATCTACAGCGCCACCACCCGCCGGCGCAGCCGCGACTGGGCCGAGTACGATCGCATCGCGGCGCAGGACAAGCGCGTGGCGATGCTGCTGCGGCCGGATCACGTCTACGGGACGGCGCTGGCCCGGATGCGCGAGGCGCTGGCCAAGTAGCGGCCGGCCCTACCCGGTAATCCTTGCCGCTCGGTCGCGGCCGGGCCGCCGCCGCAGGCGCCATCGCGGCTTCGAGGCCCCGACTCGCCGGGCGGCACGGCGGTTGCCCTTATCCTCCGGCAGATCAGCCAGGAGGTGCAGCCATGATGGGTCGGACGACGCTCGTGCTCGGGACGCTGCTGATCGCGGGAAGCTTCGCGGCGACGAAGGACCTGGGGTACGACGATGCACCGGTGATGACGCAGCAGGCCGACTCGGCGGCGGCCGAAGCGGCGGCCGGCGATTGGTGGCGGCAGGACGCGGTGACGGTCCAGCCCGACCAGATCTTCGAGAGCTGAGCGGCCGGCGATAGCCACAGCCTCCCCGCGTCATCGCTGCCCGACGGGGACAGAAATCCTCCCGTCGGGCAGGTTGCCGCTCCGCGCGCGATGTGCCGCCTCACAACGGTGCGATCTCGCGGCACACCCGCGCTGGCACGTGCGATGCCATCCGATTGGCCCGGGGCGACATTCAGGCTCCGGGAGGTGGGCGATGTTCCCTTCGGCGCCGCTTTCGATCCAGAGCAATCAGCGCGACATGATTGCCGACGCGTGGCTCGAGCAGCAGAAGCGGGAGAAGGCGCGTCGTCGGCAAGCCGAGCAGGTGACCGCCGACTTTCAGGTGGAGACCGAGCGGGCGTGGTCGCTGCTCGAGTACGGCCGGCCGAACGAGGCCCGGCGCGTCCTGGACGGCGTGCTCGCGCGTCACCCGAGCGAGTCCTGGGCGCTCTTCCTGTTCGGGGTCTGTCTGCTTCGCACCGGGGATCTGGCTCACGCCGAGTCGGTGCTCTCGGAGGTGCTGGGTCAGTCCCCCGCCGACCCTACCACCGCGTACTATCTCGGGCTCGCGCGCGAGCGTCAGGGACGCACGGCGGAGGCGCACGAGATGTACCAGCGCGCGCTGGATCTCAACCCCGACTTCAAGGCGGCGCGGGCCCGGCTCGAGCCGGGTCCGGGGCTGCGGCGGCGCATCGAGCCGGGGCCGAAAGCGGAGCGCGCGCCGGGCCGCGGGCGCGCGCTGTTGCTGGTGATCATCGGCGCCGCGGTGTTGGTCGCGCTCACGATGGCCGGCTAGGCCGGGCGCCGGGCGGACCGGGCGGCGATCAGCCGGCGGGCCGACGCGCC includes these proteins:
- a CDS encoding pyridoxamine 5'-phosphate oxidase family protein; the encoded protein is MASGRRRVHYLSQEVHMPMPLSDDVKQLLDGPNFAHLATLMSDGSPQSAPVWVTREG
- a CDS encoding mismatch-specific DNA-glycosylase, with the protein product MTRRRGRQLRQLPAIVGARPRVLFVGINPSLRSAEVGHHFAGPGNPFWRLLHAARLIPTAFTYADDGRLPEHGLALTNIVPRATRAAAELTRAEFAAGRVQLARRIRRARPEVVAFVGVTVYRAFFGAAASGGPGPKRERIGRARVFVLPNPSGLNASYPGFGDKLIWFRRLRRWV
- a CDS encoding SDR family oxidoreductase → MRLAGKIGIVTAAASGMGRAGALRFAREGAQVAVVDVDAAGVTRVVDEITAAGGTAHGLVADLTADEDSRRIVWDTVSRFKGLDFVWNHVGHPGPAAVEGIDMVAFDLAISLNLRSILLTTEAAIPELRARGGGSLLYTASTSGLQGSAYSPVYSMCKFGVVGFVKSLSVRLAPEKIRVNAVCPGPIDTPMLRVFVARPDQKSTAGMDPEDLVRRRAAGSVPLGRTGRPEEIANAALFLLSDEASFITGAALPVDGGVTAA
- a CDS encoding AMP-binding protein: MARPPWSEWTLVHLVRGQAARHGERPFVRFEDGQGFTFRELHDETDALAGSLAALGVRAGDRVLSLIGNRAEAMGLLFATVKLGAIWVPINTALRGAFLEHQLHNAEPRVVVIEDALASNLADVTVGAVPPEALIVVGDPATPTPPCLAGIRRLGFRDLRGLPAPRDHALGTPDPGDVAMILYTSGTTGPSKGVLIPHAHCFLFGLGTAEATALTPADRYFICMPLFHANALLLQFVGSLIAGAEVAVAERFRASTWLAEVRAAQATVTNGLGVIPEFIFRQPPTDRDRDHRLRLIVSVPVAEEWGHAFESRFGVPFMQLFGMTECNIVAYTRLGDALVPGCAGYLLTEWFDVRIVDPDRDVTLPLGRVGEIAIRPKVPGGFMAGYFRMPDRTVEAWRNLWFHTGDAGRLDDQGRLHYVDRIKDCIRRRGENISSFEIEQVLNAHPAVAESAVVGVRLAGAGGEDEVKACVVAAPGVALDPVALLDWCAPRMPHFAVPRFVEVVPDLAKTATGKLQKTALRQAGITAATWDRESIGYVVRR
- a CDS encoding TIGR03618 family F420-dependent PPOX class oxidoreductase; translated protein: MATHQPLPPQIEQFIHDNPQGVLTSFRRNGMPQLSIVTVYPRDGGVGISITETRMKFKNLVRDPRCSVLISHADWWSGFLVFEGKAELTHSGNTDPEALRAARRHIYSATTRRRSRDWAEYDRIAAQDKRVAMLLRPDHVYGTALARMREALAK
- a CDS encoding tetratricopeptide repeat protein translates to MFPSAPLSIQSNQRDMIADAWLEQQKREKARRRQAEQVTADFQVETERAWSLLEYGRPNEARRVLDGVLARHPSESWALFLFGVCLLRTGDLAHAESVLSEVLGQSPADPTTAYYLGLARERQGRTAEAHEMYQRALDLNPDFKAARARLEPGPGLRRRIEPGPKAERAPGRGRALLLVIIGAAVLVALTMAG